From Anopheles darlingi chromosome 2, idAnoDarlMG_H_01, whole genome shotgun sequence, the proteins below share one genomic window:
- the LOC125948985 gene encoding uncharacterized protein LOC125948985: MAMVMRKMVPDLLAEKLQRLLDRDVVLDAKERRERANDFFKARNATEVTNLMGLILEWQPLKDANADNIAKMLLFDEADCKKYLQPVVARMRSSLFNCLPMMMVTEKNGAEFTWLVRAYCSAEQQIDYIDMSLRRYESFEQFLASNRLPACKLYYPRQGIVQYDKEGRLLVDCRTIKPESQLLRDFATAASVGALGLTLTPLIPAAVAVMAAGMTIPSLGFAISDFVDGVKHEKTSIVFKRATLLTVNVMSFAQVGLFAGCKVARLRGLLSADKLKLLETTEKIVRNINKFVSPMAIGICTLLVSRSDWDRLSNQDKLMLAANLCLAYRELVSLDTAQRLIRLCNLKGLVQFYQTSSPNLKIGNNQLCSMIEPFVEPMMRFMMDCVKKNILITTDDHFTTITVFNYKLSIPTLFSLDQSLLLELNDQLHVGYMAAQHTIKSVKECMGTTNLLSRPGLLAAVVHSVLDLCKVLVSLPNAAIKLGNAIKFGKGHEFTQETLLAWWNAPTHDRRIPLRALLQLDGDQTMQLNQLRSSGRLKDKDLIHCLAVSSNEHKSNEHLLAALLDVAKRMPKLAIVFDDQQRIVISELLAIDGSEYNAVPSRYRDVLLHDHRFLQLCRDASTDESLHMLKLGREVWVRTCSYKNPQFETIELMSSLFEAGRLPLTLAQALDYTITSTTDNTVTVAKVYYGTLFACQKLNWTGNTEASDEQLATLRAGFAELVNQVQSKYRMACFKLLSVPEKTSDGGLSDESVIALARTLLSSPDEDPSPYYRNPAPSVPFGPAERAALWLHFVPALRHPDARQQILTTITDLLANGEARLMVDERNGTVRRDTDGAYMVMFYRNAVRVMVELIPHENSGMRGSIYLCSTKAMFVKWNPKPAPAAPEPGT; the protein is encoded by the exons ATGGCGATGGTAATGCGGAAAATGGTTCCAGATCTGTTGGCTGAAAAGTTACAGCGTTTACTGGATCGTGACGTTGTGTTGGACGCGAAAGAGCGAAGGGAACGGGCGAACGATTTCTTCAAAGCCCGCAACGCTACGGAGGTGACCAACCTGATGGGACTCATCTTGGAATGGCAACCGCTCAAGGATGCCAACGCGGATAATATCGCCAAAATGCTTCTGTTCGACGAGGCTGACTGCAAGAAGTATCTGCAACCGGTAGTGGCCCGTATGCGATCGTCCTTGTTCAACTGtttaccgatgatgatggtaaccGAGAAGAACGGTGCCGAGTTTACTTGGTTGGTGCGAGCCTATTGCAGCGCTGAGCAACAGATCGATTACATCGATATGTCCTTGCGACGTTACGAATCGTTCGAGCAGTTTTTGGCTTCCAACAGACTGCCTGCTTGCAAACTATATTATCCACGACAGGGAATAGTGCAGTACGACAAGGAGGGCCGGCTACTGGTCGACTGTCGCACGATCAAACCGGAATCGCAGCTGTTGCGAGATTTCGCTACGGCGGCTTCGGTCGGTGCTTTAGGGCTCACCCTGACACCACTGATACCGGCCGCTGTTGCTGTAATGGCCGCTGGCATGACTATCCCGTCGCTCGGGTTCGCGATCAGCGATTTTGTGGATGGTGTGAAGCACGAGAAAACCTCGATCGTCTTCAAGCGAGCGACATTGCTGACCGTTAATGTGATGTCGTTCGCCCAGGTTGGCCTTTTTGCGGGCTGCAAGGTGGCCAGACTGCGCGGCCTGCTGTCAGCCGATAAGCTCAAGCTCCTCGAAACGACCGAAAAGATCGTCAGAA ATATCAACAAGTTCGTTTCACCGATGGCGATAGGCATTTGCACACTGCTGGTATCACGGAGCGATTGGGACCGGTTAAGCAACCAGGACAAGCTGATGCTGGCGGCGAACCTGTGTCTGGCGTACCGCGAGCTTGTAAGCCTCGACACGGCGCAGAGGCTCATCCGGTTGTGCAATTTGAAAGGGTTGGTACAATTCTACCAAACTAGCAGCCCGAACCTTAAAATTGGTAACAATCAACTGTGCAGTATGATCGAACCGTTCGTGGAACCCATGATGCGGTTCATGATGGattgtgttaaaaaaaacatcttgaTTACCACGGACGACCACTTCACGACGATAACAGTCTTCAACTACAAACTGTCCATTCCCACACTGTTCAGCCTCGACCAATCGCTGCTGTTGGAGCTGAATGATCAGCTGCACGTTGGTTACATGGCCGCGCAACATACGATCAAATCGGTGAAAGAATGTATGGGAACCACGAACCTGCTAAGCCGCCCCGGCTTGCTGGCAGCAGTGGTACACTCAGTACTTGATTTATGCAAAGTGCTGGTATCACTGCCAAATGCGGCCATAAAGCTAGGCAATGCGATAAAGTTCGGCAAGGGACATGAGTTCACACAGGAAACTTTACTGGCATGGTGGAATGCACCAACTCACGACAGGAGGATCCCACTGCGGGCCCTTCTGCAACTCGATGGCGATCAAACGATGCAGCTGAATCAACTACGCTCGAGTGGACGACTGAAGGACAAGGATTTGATCCATTGTTTGGCCGTGTCATCAAATGAGCATAAATCGAATGAACATCTCCTTGCAGCCCTCCTGGATGTAGCCAAACGTATGCCAAAGCTGGCGATCGTTTTCGATGATCAACAACGCATCGTCATAAGCGAGTTGCTAGCAATTGACGGGTCGGAATACAATGCTGTGCCTAGCAGGTATCgcgatgtgctgctgcacgatcacCGGTTCTTACAGTTGTGCCGTGATGCATCCACTGATGAAAGCCTACACATGCTTAAGCTTGGAAGAGAAGTCTGGGTACGCACGTGTTCCTATAAGAATCCGCAGTTTGAAACAATCGAACTGATGAGCTCTCTGTTTGAGGCTGGTCGGCTACCACTCACCTTAGCCCAGGCATTGGACTACACCATAACGAGCACGACGGACAACACTGTAACCGTAGCCAAGGTGTACTACGGTACACTGTTCGCCTGCCAGAAGCTCAACTGGACCGGTAACACGGAAGCCAGTGACGAACAACTGGCCACACTCCGAGCAGGGTTCGCCGAGCTGGTCAACCAAGTCCAGTCCAAGTATCGGATGGCCTGCTTTAAGCTTCTGTCGGTTCCGGAGAAGACATCGGACGGAGGCCTATCGGACGAAAGCGTGATTGCATTGGCCCGAACGTTGCTCTCAAGCCCGGACGAAGATCCATCTCCTTACTATCGGAATCCGGCCCCCTCTGTACCGTTCGGTCCAGCGGAGAGAGCTGCCCTGTGGTTACACTTCGTACCAGCCCTTCGTCATCCTGACGCTCGACAGCAAATCCTTACCACTATTACCGATCTACTGGCTAACGGCGAGGCTCGGCTAATGGTTGATGAGAGGAATGGTACGGTGCGCCGTGACACGGATGGTGCTTACATGGTTATGTTTTACCGAAATGCCGTGAGAGTCATGGTCGAGCTTATACCGCACGAGAACTCTGGAATGCGTGGTTCGATCTATCTTTGCAGCACCAAGGCAATGTTCGTCAAGTGGAACCCAAAACCTGCGCCAGCCGCGCCAGAACCGGGCACATAG
- the LOC125951778 gene encoding uncharacterized protein LOC125951778 — protein sequence MASEQIAALMDEFLHRHLELSRSLKTKLANQFFVANSDTQAANMLGFMLGCEPLETAQLECCEKEPLFEPDLYKRYLLPIVKRMPSREFCFLPLVLEHTGQSGTPGLSLLIRVRCGRPHHAKFCYLDLSRRRYTGYPEFVRSNRFPPCTLWCPRNGMISYDACGRIRVSGWKVKKRRGELWKTLTIVGNIGAVALMMAAPEIAPLLVFGITIPITGFSIVDLVDGIRHERNSVIVYRATALATNLMTFASVGLTVACKADRLRRLLTADQLKLLLSAESFLQVANSSMMTTFALVSLVGSVSGFANLSKLEWLLLAANLCLAHRKCLTMEGAKSLIARLELRGIATFFLTTCRNIKLKYQELITLIEPYLDTVLPFVLDVLMQGIEFSVTDDFTEITIFGYRFQFRTLLNVDPKLLKTLFAQLAERAGEMMESVGKCFSQVTSSNSLFGDAPTLLELLQAILELGGRLKALKESADLLINAIRFGRGLEFTRETLLAWWRAPTHDRIGLLRALVALERDQTEQVNQLRSSERLKDEDLFRWLVESGNAMVSHNDESNTHECYTFLLHFLLDVAQRMPSSSVIAFDGDHHIVIDELLAITASEYNSVPTGNRDVLLNDPRFLQLCRDVSPTPGVNLLERAKQTWLRTCSQEHPQFETIGLLVALLGSAEPPLPMPLSRALDIALDEAGYTVGTVYYGILFASHVLRSQADVTASTSTSAIEARFCHLLSVAENHRLANADPTHHRREATSTEDEELLALLNRLNTDGDTDDDRAWHSHDADARAQIGPHDRDTFLFPCLREEDWR from the exons ATGGCGTCGGAGCAGATCGCGGCGCTGATGGACGAGTTCCTCCATCGGCATCTTGAGCTAAGCCGCTCGTTAAAGACAAAGCTTGCCAATCAGTTTTTTGTGGCCAATAGTGATACGCAGGCGGCCAACATGCTCGGTTTTATGCTGGGCTGTGAGCCCCTCGAAACGGCTCAGCTGGAGTGCTGCGAGAAGGAACCATTGTTCGAACCGGACCTCTATAAGCGATACCTGCTCCCGATCGTGAAACGTATGCCGAGCCGTgaattttgtttccttccgctggtgctggagcaTACGGGACAATCAGGGACACCGGGGTTGAGCCTACTGATACGGGTACGCTGTGGccggccacaccacgccaaGTTCTGCTATCTGGATCTGTCCCGACGTCGCTACACCGGTTATCCCGAGTTCGTGCGCTCCAACCGGTTCCCACCCTGCACTCTCTGGTGTCCCAGGAACGGGATGATATCGTACGATGCCTGCGGACGGATACGTGTGAGTGGCTGGAAGGTGAAAAAGCGGCGTGGCGAACTCTGGAAAACGTTAACCATCGTCGGTAACATTGGTGCGGtggcgctgatgatggccgCACCGGAAATCGCCCCGCTGCTGGTGTTCGGTATTACCATACCGATCACCGGTTTTTCGATCGTGGATCTAGTCGATGGCATCCGGCACGAACGGAACTCGGTGATCGTATACCGAGCCACCGCCCTAGCCACCAATCTGATGACGTTCGCAAGCGTCGGATTGACCGTGGCCTGCAAGGCGGATCGATTGCGTCGACTACTAACCGCCGATCAGTTAAAGTTGCTGCTGTCGGCTGAATCATTCCTGCAGG TTGCCAACTCCAGCATGATGACCACGTTTGCGCTGGTTTCCCTTGTTGGAAGCGTGTCAGGGTTCGCCAACTTGAGCAAGCTCGAGTGGTTGCTACTAGCGGCCAACCTTTGCCTGGCGCACAGGAAATGCCTTACCATGGAGGGTGCGAAGAGTCTCATCGCAAGACTGGAGCTGCGCGGGATAGCAACGTTCTTCCTCACCACCTGCCGGAACATCAAGCTTAAGTACCAGGAACTAATCACGCTCATCGAACCATATCTGGACACCGTGCTACCCTTCGTTCTCGACGTTCTCATGCAAGGCATCGAGTTCAGCGTGACGGATGATTTTACCGAAATCACAATCTTTGGCTACCGGTTCCAGTTCCGGACGCTGCTGAACGTGGATCCGAAGCTGCTGAAAACTCTATTCGCGCAGTTGGCGGAAAGGGCTGGCGAAATGATGGAATCCGTTGGGAAGTGTTTTTCGCAGGTGACCTCCTCGAACTCACTGTTCGGTGATGCGCCAACactgctggaactgctgcagGCCATACTGGAGCTTGGTGGACGGCTGAAGGCCCTCAAGGAAAGTGCGGACCTTCTGATCAACGCCATTCGCTTCGGTCGGGGCCTTGAGTTTACGCGGGAAACTCTGCTGGCATGGTGGCGTGCCCCAACGCACGACCGGATCGGCCTACTGCGGGCACTCGTTGCGCTGGAACGCGATCAAACGGAACAGGTGAACCAGCTGCGTTCGAGTGAACGGTTGAAGGATGAGGATTTGTTCCGTTGGCTGGTAGAGTCCGGGAACGCCATGGTGTCGCACAATGACGAGTCGAACACGCACGAATGCTACACGTTCCTGCTGCACTTTCTGCTCGATGTGGCTCAACGgatgccatcgtcatcagtgATCGCGTTCGATGGCGACCATCACATCGTCATTGACGAACTACTAGCAATTACCGCTAGCGAGTACAACTCCGTACCCACCGGTAATCGCGATGTGCTGCTGAATGATCCGCGATTCTTACAGCTGTGCCGTGATGTATCCCCGACGCCCGGTGTCAATCTACTGGAGCGCGCCAAACAAACATGGTTGCGCACGTGTTCCCAGGAACATCCGCAGTTTGAAACGATTGGTTTGCTGGTGGCCTTGCTCGGATCGGCTGAACCTCCTCTACCAATGCCGTTATCGCGTGCCCTCGACATCGCACTGGACGAGGCCGGATATACGGTTGGAACGGTGTACTATGGTATCCTGTTCGCTAGCCACGTTTTGCGCTCCCAAGCCGATGtaaccgccagcaccagcaccagtgcgATAGAAGCACGGTTCTGTCATCTACTGAGCGTGGCCGAGAACCATCGATTGGCGAACGCAGATCCAACGCACCATCGTAGAGAGGCCACGAGCACAGAAGACGAGGAATTGCTAGCACTGCTGAACCGACTTAATACCGATGGCGATACCGACGATGATCGTGCGTGGCACTCGCATGATGCCGATGCCCGAGCACAGATTGGGCCACACGATCGTGATACGTTCCTGTTTCCGTGTCTACGGGAAGAAGATTGGCGTTAG
- the LOC125948122 gene encoding signal recognition particle subunit SRP72 — protein MSKGESKEATIRQLYTELNKYCGASEFDKALKTANKILTHDANEWKAAKCKLVCLIQRSKFEEVLRFLERHGSAIPDTIFEKAYAEYRLNRAEQALRTIQQSTGSTGKLSDWGSSLSPDLQELLAQVLYRLERFDECFELYRTIIKNTHDDYDDERRTNMSAVAANLAIVGDATGETASVANLPEDTYELVYNAACALAGRQQYGDAERKLRSSEKMCRESLEEDGSSEEDIIDEITIIKVQLAYCLQMQGRVKEASALYADALRHKTNDAALTAVVSNNLVVINRDQNVFDSKKKMKVATSEQAEQKLTSRQRKTIAFNNCLLAYFASQPTECALLAARLADAHPDLEFQAQLVRVAQLARDKKYREAIESLEQYAQRLPRDRTIELLQVRFAIVQLQLVAGNRKAAIETLESLGEARYRPGVVSALVTLHLGQDNKLAASEILKSAVDWYKRQKTSGSNVTASISDTDLSDMWRQAASFHLRGGEPETAAKSLEELLRTHPNDVKLLAQLVIAYAQFDPKRAQQASRRLPALDTLTTVSEIDALEATNWMMIAKAVRRKQPGTAGTGGSGRGGDQSPGAGTPGAEQQQTAAARSQKRKKRKGKLPKNYDPDAQPDPERWLPRYERTGYRKKRDRRVKEIIKGSQGTASGQADQFDMSKAYNQTKQSPATPSTGVSQQEQMATAAAATRQLPRKSQHKKKKGKH, from the exons ATGTCGAAGGGTGAAAGCAAGGAGGCCACGATACGGCAGCTCTACACCGAGCTCAACAAATACTGCGGCGCGTCCGAGTTCGACAAGGCGCTGAAGACGGCCAACAAGA TCCTAACGCATGATGCAAACGAATGGAAGGCGGCCAAGTGTAAACTCGTGTGTTTGATCCAGCGAAGCAAGTTCGAAGAGGTGCTTCGCTTTCTGGAGCGCCACGGAAGCGCTATTCCCGATACGATCTTCGAGAAAGCGTACGCCGAGTACCGTCTAAACCGGGCCGAGCAGGCACTGCGTACGATCCAACAATCGACCGGATCGACGGGCAAACTGTCGGACTGGGGATCATCGCTATCGCCCGATCTGCAGGAACTGTTGGCCCAGGTACTGTATCGGCTTGAGCGGTTCGATGAGTGCTTCGAACTGTACCGCACGATCATCAAGAATACGCAcgatgattacgatgatgaGCGACGCACGAACATGAGTGCGGTTGCGGCGAACCTTGCCATCGTCGGTGACGCAACGGGTGAGACCGCCAGTGTAGCCAACCTGCCAGAGGATACGTACGAGCTGGTGTATAATGCCGCCTGCGCCCTTGCCGGTCGGCAGCAGTACGGTGACGCGGAGCGGAAGTTACGCTCGAGCGAAAAGATGTGCCGCGAGTCGCTGGAGGAGGATGGTTCGAGTGAGGAAGACATTATCGATGAGATCACGATCATCAAGGTGCAGCTGGCGTACTGTCTGCAGATGCAGGGCCGTGTAAAGGAAGCATCGGCCCTGTACGCCGATGCATTGCGTCACAAGACGAACGATGCGGCGCTGACGGCGGTCGTGAGCAACAATCTTGTCGTGATCAATCGCGATCAGAATGTGTTCgattcgaagaagaagatgaaggtgGCCACGTCGGAGCAGGCGGAGCAAAAGCTCACCAGCCGTCAGCGGAAGACGATCGCTTTCAACAACTGTTTGTTGGCATACTTTgccagccaaccgaccgagtGTGCCCTACTGGCGGCCCGGTTAGCCGACGCTCATCCGGATCTCGAGTTTCAGGCGCAGCTCGTACGCGTTGCTCAGCTTGCGAGGGATAAGAAGTATCGCGAGGCAATCGAATCACTTGAGCAGTACGCCCAACGACTGCCACGCGATCGCACGATCGAGCTGCTCCAGGTACGGTTCGCAATCGTTCAGCTGCAGCTAGTAGCGGGCAACCGGAAAGCGGCAATCGAAACGCTTGAATCGCTCGGTGAAGCTCGCTATCGGCCCGGTGTCGTGTCGGCCCTCGTGACGCTGCACCTCGGTCAAGACAACAAGTTGGCGGCCTCAGAGATACTGAAGAGTGCGGTCGATTGGTATAAGCGACAGAAGACGAGCGGCTCGAACGTAACGGCCAGTATCAGTGATACCGATCTGAGCGACATGTGGCGTCAAGCGGCTAGCTTCCATCTGCGGGGCGGTGAACCGGAAACGGCCGCCAAGAGTCTCGAGGAGCTTTTGCGTACGCATCCGAACGATGTGAAGCTGCTGGCCCAGCTGGTCATCGCGTACGCTCAGTTCGATCCGAAGCGCGCACAACAGGCCAGCCGCCGGCTACCGGCCCTCGACACACTGACGACCGTGTCCGAGATCGATGCACTCGAGGCCACAAACTGGATGATGATTGCAAAGGCCGTTCGTCGTAAACAGCCCGGTACTGCGGGTACAGGAGGATCAGGCCGTGGAGGGGATCAATCACCTGGTGCCGGAACCCCGGGCGcagaacaacagcaaaccgCCGCCGCACGCAGCCAAAAGCGCAAGAAGCGCAAGGGCAAACTGCCGAAGAACTACGATCCAGACGCACAGCCGGATCCGGAGCGGTGGTTACCTCGCTACGAGCGTACCGGTTACCGCAAGAAGCGCGATCGTCGTGTCAAGGAGATCATCAAGGGCAGTCAAGGAACGGCTTCCGGTCAGGCGGATCAATT CGACATGAGCAAGGCGTACAATCAGACGAAACAATCCCCGGCTACCCCCTCGACCGGTGTCTCCCAGCAAGAGCAGATGGcaacggcggccgccgccactCGGCAACTACCCCGCAAGAGTcagcacaagaagaagaagggaaaacactAA
- the LOC125948138 gene encoding uncharacterized protein LOC125948138 — MEEQPQEGDLCLLMDKLLIKSLELMERDMELSVEIDRLTADGKLDLAHTRFTKGPTAVSSVQLPTEDYKPFRALQTVAEQQQDDDGQLPIPQLTLETHPIEPEEERIDPAAWFGILRPPTLNSARDKFARSLESIVERANVRITLANYLNVFEKLNKRKAEASQLQQQE; from the coding sequence ATGGAGGAGCAGCCGCAGGAGGGCGACTTGTGCCTGCTGATGGACAAGCTGTTGATCAAATCGCTGGAACTGATGGAGCGGGATATGGAGTTGAGTGTGGAGATCGATCGCCTTACCGCCGATGGCAAGCTCGACCTGGCGCACACCCGCTTCACGAAGGGCCCAACCGCGGTCAGCTCCGTACAGCTGCCGACCGAAGACTACAAACCGTTCCGGGCGCTTCAGACCGTCGCTGAGCAACAgcaggacgacgatggccagctACCGATTCCCCAGCTCACCCTGGAAACGCACCCGATCGAGCCGGAAGAGGAGCGGATCGACCCGGCCGCCTGGTTCGGCATTCTGCGGCCACCGACGCTAAACAGTGCCCGGGATAAGTTTGCTCGATCACTCGAATCCATCGTCGAACGGGCAAATGTGCGCATCACCCTAGCCAACTATTTGAACGTGTTCGAGAAGCTCAATAAACGCAAGGCCGAAGCatcgcagctgcagcagcaggagtag
- the LOC125948134 gene encoding phospholipid phosphatase 5, translated as MTAVGKPMAPSFTASGAGTVSKKWNSASLDLNLTLETVVRIALTCLYIGLEFKAPFVRKVQPEELWMYRNPRTESYVPLTMLWPVVLGVPGLVFTLFYMQTRDRQDLRCTVLAFTLGLGLNGVITNTIKLAVGRPRPDFFWRCFPDGVVNEALHCTGTDLRALDDGRKSFPSGHSSFAFVGLGFLTWYLIGKLHLMNERGRGRSVRVIAAGLPSFVALLIAISRTCDYHHHWQDVTVGSLIGVVLSYICYRQYYPAFTERNCHLPYLWQSMVAVSPQQHSPSHTSPHHRSLAAMKRANQQHVSSTATGNMDSPMRTLLLSNQSHDSALQRNGDGAVEESDSETQRLLSSAAASTPPDQKEAKWI; from the exons ATGACGGCGGTAGGTAAACCGATGGCCCCAAGCTTCACCGCTTCGGGAGCCGGAACCGTATCAAAGAAGTGGAACTCGGCGTCTCTGGACCTCAACCTAACGCTGGAAACCGTCGTGCGGATTGCGCTGACCTGTCTCTACAT TGGCCTCGAGTTTAAGGCACCGTTTGTGCGCAAAGTGCAACCGGAGGAGCTGTGGATGTATCGGAATCCGCGCACCGAAAGCTACGTTCCCCTCACGATGCTTTGGCCTGTGGTGCTCGGTGTGCCGGGACTGGTGTTCACTCTCTTTTACATGCAAACGCGTGACCGACAGGATCTGCGGTGTACGGTCCTGGCGTTTACGCTAGGCCTCGGTCTGAATGGGGTCATAACGAACACGATTAAGCTGGCAGTCGGACGGCCACGGCCCGATTTCTTCTGGCGTTGCTTCCCGGACGGTGTGGTAAACGAAGCCCTTCACTGTACCGGAACCGATCTACGGGCACTGGACGATGGTCGCAAAAGTTTCCCCTCGGGACACTCGTCCT TTGCTTTCGTGGGACTCGGATTCCTTACTTGGTATTTAATCGGCAAGCTGCACCTCATGAACgagcgtggccgtggccgatcCGTGCGGGTCATTGCAGCCGGTCTGCCGTCTTTCGTCGCGCTACTGATTGCGATCAGTCGCACGTGTGACTATCACCATCACTGGCAGGATGTGACGGTTGGTTCACTGATCGGGGTGGTACTCTCGTACATCTGCTACCGCCAGTATTACCCTGCGTTCACGGAACGTAACTGCCATCTGCCGTATCTTTGGCAATCGATGGTGGCAGTATCGCCACAGCAGCACTCACCATCCCACACAAGCCCTCACCACCGATCGCTGGCTGCGATGAAACGAGCAAACCAACAGCACGTATCATCGACTGCGACCGGTAACATGGATTCACCCATGAGGACACTATTGCTCTCCAATCAGTCACACGATTCGGCGTTACAACGtaacggtgatggtgctgtcGAAGAATCGGACAGTGAAACGCAGAGGCTActctcgtctgctgctgcttctacacCTCCCGACCAGAAAGAGGCTAAATGGATCTAA
- the LOC125948137 gene encoding acylpyruvase FAHD1, mitochondrial, translating to MPSTKFFQSTRKIIGAGVNYKEILLLTNTPKPDAPVIFFKPTSTLLDAESPSPTIRVPRVFGGRINFEAELGVIIGRRAANVSADQAMSYISGYCLALDMTGMDFILNARPKGLPWCLGKGFDTSTPVSRFITREELPDPNDVRVWCDVNGIRKQDDSTAELIFPIAELISYTSRFMTLEENDLLLTGTPAGAGPVKPGDIIECGLGTDLVRMRCTVENEC from the exons ATGCCCTCGACAAAGTTCTTCCAATCAACCCGAAAGATCATCGGTGCTGGTGTCAACTACAA GGAGATTCTGCTGCTTACCAACACCCCGAAACCGGACGCACCGGTCATCTTTTTCAAACCGACTTCCacgctgctcgatgctgaATCCCCATCGCCGACCATCCGAGTGCCACGTGTGTTTGGTGGTAGGATCAACTTCGAGGCCGAACTCGGCGTCATTATTGGAAGGCGTGCCGCCAACGTTAGCGCGGATCAGGCAATGTCCTACATCAGCGGTTACTGTCTAGCGCTCGATATGACTGGAATGGATTTTATACTGAATGCCCGGCCCAAAGGGTTACCATGGTGTTTGGGTAAAGGCTTTGACACCTCGACCCCAGTCAGCCGATTTATCACGCGCGAGGAACTGCCCGATCCGAACGATGTGCGCGTCTGGTGTGATGTGAATGGAATCCGCAAGCAGGACGATTCGACGGCCGAGCTCATCTTCCCGATTGCTGAGCTCATCTCATACACCTCACGCTTCATGACGCTCGAGGAAAACGATCTGCTGCTAACCGGAACACCGGCCGGTGCGGGTCCGGTCAAGCCCGGTGATATCATCGAGTGCGGCCTGGGTACGGATCTCGTACGAATGCGCTGCacggtggaaaatgaatgcTAG